GCATCGCTCTGAGCGTGGCTCCGACCGGCGCCCGGTCCGTGTGCCCGCGATCGCCCTGACGGCCGTCGCGGCCGTCGCGCTCGTCGTGTCCCTGGTCGTGGCCTTCCGCCCCGACGGCGGGACCGGCGGCGACGGGAAGGACGCGGCCAAGCCCGTCGCCGGCGCCCAGGTCAGCGAGTCGCCGACGGCGACGACGGGGACCGCGGCCTCCGCGTCCCCGAAGCCGTCCACGGCGTCCCCGACCGCCACGAGCACCGCGACCGGCGCCGCAACGGGCTCGGCAGCCGCTACGGCCGCCTCCTCGCCCTCCGCGAGCAGCGCGCCGGCGGGGTCCTCGGGCGGGAGCGCCGCCCGGACGGCGTCCGGGTCGGCGCCGCTGGCGGGGCGGATCCGGCCCGGGGTCGACTACCAGGGGGTCGCCACCTCCTACGACGTCGGAAACGGCGACGGGGCCTGTTCCTTCGGCCCGACGACCGACGTCATGACGGCGGCGATGAACACCGCCGACTACGAGACGTCCAAGGCGTGCGGCGCGTACGTGCTGGTCCGTGCGGCGGGCGGCGCGTCCGTCACGGTCCGGATCACCAACGAGTGCCCGGCGCCCTGCGCACCCGGCCAACTCGACCTCAGCACCCAGGCGTTCGCCAGGCTCGCGGCGCTCTCGGCCGGCCGGATCCCGATCACGTGGAGCCTGGTGAGCCCCAGCGTCTCGAACACGATCTCGATCCGGTACAAGACCGGGTCCAGCCAGTACTGGTGCGGCGTCCAGGCCCTCGGCCACCGGAACCCGCTGGCCCGGCTGGAGGTCCGCACCAGCGGCGGCTGGCGCGCGCTCCCCCGTACCGAGTACAACTACTTCCTCTCCGAGCAGGGCTCCGGGTGCGGCAGCGCGATCAGGATCACCGACGTCTACGGCGAACAGCTGACCGTCGACGGGATCGCCGTACGGCCGGACGTGGTGCAGACGACCAAGGTGCAGTTCGCGCGGCACTGACGCCGGGCGTCTGCGGCAGTGGCGGTCGTCACCGCGTACTCGGCGGCGACCGCATACTCGGAGCCATGGCTACCGATCTTCATGAGCTGCTCAGGTCGCTGCGGGTGTGGGACCCGGAGGTGACCGACCTGCCGTCCTTCGACCCGGGGGCGGCCCCCGCCGAGCCGTTGCCCCTCTTCACGGAGTGGTTCGCGCAGGCGGTGGCGGCGGGCGAGCGCGAGCCGCACACGATGACGCTGGCGACCGTGGACGACGAGGGGCTGCCGGACGCCCGGATCGTGATGCTGCACGGCGCCGACGCGGCCGGCTGGTCCTTCGCCACGCATGTGACGAGCGCCAAGGGCCGCCAGCTCGCCGCCCGCCCCTACGCGGCCCTCACCTTCTACTGGCCCGCCCTGGGCCGCCAGATCCGCGTCCGAGGACCGGTTTCCGTCGCCCCGTCCGCCGAGGCGCAGGCCGACCTGCACGCCCGCTCGACGGGTGCGCTGGCGGCCGCGCTGACCGGACGGCAGAGTGAAGTCCTCGGCTCGGTGGAGGAGTTGGCGACGGCGTCGGGCGCGGCCTGGGAGGAGGCCGACCGCAACCCGGGCGCCGAGTCCCCGACCTGGACGCTGTACCGGCTGCGTGCGGCGGAGGTGGAGTTCTTCCAGGGAGACGGGCGGCGGAGGCACGTACGGCTGGCGTATCGGCGTATGACTTCTGGTTCCGGCTCTGGTTCCAATTCCGGCT
This window of the Streptomyces sp. NBC_01275 genome carries:
- a CDS encoding expansin EXLX1 family cellulose-binding protein, whose product is MPAIALTAVAAVALVVSLVVAFRPDGGTGGDGKDAAKPVAGAQVSESPTATTGTAASASPKPSTASPTATSTATGAATGSAAATAASSPSASSAPAGSSGGSAARTASGSAPLAGRIRPGVDYQGVATSYDVGNGDGACSFGPTTDVMTAAMNTADYETSKACGAYVLVRAAGGASVTVRITNECPAPCAPGQLDLSTQAFARLAALSAGRIPITWSLVSPSVSNTISIRYKTGSSQYWCGVQALGHRNPLARLEVRTSGGWRALPRTEYNYFLSEQGSGCGSAIRITDVYGEQLTVDGIAVRPDVVQTTKVQFARH
- a CDS encoding pyridoxal 5'-phosphate synthase; its protein translation is MATDLHELLRSLRVWDPEVTDLPSFDPGAAPAEPLPLFTEWFAQAVAAGEREPHTMTLATVDDEGLPDARIVMLHGADAAGWSFATHVTSAKGRQLAARPYAALTFYWPALGRQIRVRGPVSVAPSAEAQADLHARSTGALAAALTGRQSEVLGSVEELATASGAAWEEADRNPGAESPTWTLYRLRAAEVEFFQGDGRRRHVRLAYRRMTSGSGSGSNSGSGSGSGWERVLLWP